From a single Pleurodeles waltl isolate 20211129_DDA chromosome 8, aPleWal1.hap1.20221129, whole genome shotgun sequence genomic region:
- the LOC138249345 gene encoding apolipoprotein A-IV-like, translating into MQERLKDRVGTLQERLKDHAWTMQELLKDHAGNMQELLKDHTGTLQNRLKNHAGTLQERLKDHAGTMQELLKDHAGNLQERLKDHAGTLQNRLKNHAGTLQERLKDHAGTLQERLNDHAGALLERLKDHAATLQE; encoded by the coding sequence atgcaagagcggTTGAAGGACCGtgtagggaccttgcaagagcgtcTGAAGGACCATGCATGgaccatgcaagagctgctgaaagACCATGCAGGGaacatgcaagagctgctgaaggaccatACAGGGACTTTACAAAATCGGCTGAagaaccatgcagggaccttgcaagagcggctgaaggaccatgcagggaccatgcaggagctgctgaaggaccatgcagggaacttgcaagagcggctgaaggaccatgcagggacttTACAGAATCGGCTGAagaaccatgcagggaccttgcaagagcggctgaaggaccatgcagggaccttgcaagagcggctgaacgaCCATGCAGGGGCCTTgctagagcggctgaaggaccatgcagcgaCCTTGCAAGAGTAA